One window of Papaver somniferum cultivar HN1 chromosome 9, ASM357369v1, whole genome shotgun sequence genomic DNA carries:
- the LOC113312739 gene encoding protein NRT1/ PTR FAMILY 2.7-like yields the protein MDRHIGSHFNVPDGSFLVSTLISTAIFLTFMDRFLLPTYQRLLNRTLTPLQRVGIGHVLNIIGMAASAIVEAKRINVARSQNIAGNMAVPMWLVGPLAIVGIGETFHFPGKVSLYYQEFPKSLRSTSTSMISMLVALGYYLSTTLIGLVRRVTKWLPDDINEGRLDNVFWLLVVIGVINFGYYLTCSVMYKYKSIMDDDEKCAEVHDEYQLK from the exons ATGGATCGTCACATTGGGTCTCATTTTAATGTCCCAGATGGTTCCTTCCTTGTTTCCACCTTAATTTCCACAGCCATTTTTCTCACTTTCATGGACCGTTTTCTGTTGCCCACATATCAAAGACTATTGAATCGTACTCTAACACCACTCCAACGAGTGGGCATAGGACATGTCTTGAATATCATAGGAATGGCAGCATCTGCTATAGTCGAAGCCAAACGAATCAATGTGGCAAGATCTCAAAACATTGCTGGGAATATGGCCGTACCGAT gtGGTTAGTGGGGCCATTAGCAATTGTGGGTATTGGAGAAACATTCCATTTTCCAGGGAAGGTGTCGTTGTATTACCAAGAGTTTCCAAAATCTCTTCGTAGTACTTCTACGTCTATGATTTCAATGCTTGTGGCTTTAGGGTATTATTTGAGTACAACTCTTATTGGCTTGGTTCGCAGGGTTACCAAATGGTTGCCGGATGATATCAACGAGGGGAGATTAGACAATGTATTCTGGTTGTTGGTTGTAATAGGAGTGATCAACTTTGGTTATTACCTAACTTGCTCAGTGATGTACAAGTACAAAAGTATTATGGACGATGATGAAAAGTGTGCAGAGGTTCATGATGAATATCAATTAAAATAG